Proteins found in one Syngnathus acus chromosome 9, fSynAcu1.2, whole genome shotgun sequence genomic segment:
- the LOC119127541 gene encoding uncharacterized protein LOC119127541: MGYRVRQGPTIRLSLLEEFWRSSAASWEARPASRSGSTLSPTHKRKGWKGGLSPFNCVFGYQPLLFGEERLLPRQLPPAFSSVTGPGPEPAPVSSERLSYWVGQQVWLSTRDMPLKVESLKLAPKFIRPFPVVKVISPSIVRLRLLSSMKVHPTFHVLRVKPVHKCMLFHAPTPAPPRIIDGGPVYTVPHLPSVPSAGQGPPVLCRLGAT, from the exons ATGGGATATCGTGTCCGACAAGGGCCCACAATTCGCCTCAGCCTTCTGGAGGAGTTCTGGAGGAGTTCTGCCGCCTCCTGGGAGGCTCGGCCAGCCTCACGTTCGGGTTCCACCCTCAGTCCAACGCACAAGCGGAAAGGCTGGAAAGGAG GTCTGTCGCCTTTCAACTGCGTGTTCGGGTACCAGCCACTGCTATTTGGAGAAGAGCGTCTCCTGCCCCGTCAGCTTCCGCCTGCATTCAGCAGTGTCACCGGGCCTGGGCCAGAGCCTGCGCCAGTCTCCTCAGAGCGGTTGTCGTACTGGGTCGGACAGCAAGTGTGGCTGTCAACAAGGGATATGCCACTCAAGGTGGAGTCCCTTAAGTTGGCTCCCAAGTTTATCAGGCCATTCCCAGTTGTCAAGGTAATCAGTCCGTCAATTGTCCGACTCCGTCTTCTCAGCTCCATGAAGGTCCACCCCACTTTCCATGTCTTGCGGGTCAAGCCAGTCCACAAATGCATGTTGTTCCATGCCCCCACTCCGGCTCCTCCCCGGATAATCGATGGGGGTCCTGTCTACACAGTCCCTCACCTGCCTTCGGTTCCATCGGCGGGGCAGGGGCCTCCAGTACTTTGTAGACTGGGAGCGACATGA